The following proteins come from a genomic window of Pseudomonas cichorii:
- the rloA gene encoding retropepsin-like aspartic peptidase RloA, whose translation MRLETLTTLLCLLFLPALCAAANKTVYGLNEYARLTNIDLEVAAKLDTGAKTASLSARDIKHFKRNGENWVRFYLAIDNSHAHPIEQPLTRISQIKRRADDVDPDDEKKYSARPVINLDICMGEVLRTIEVNLTDRSAFQYPLLIGSDALKHFDALVDPSLKFVAGKPACASVVQNAE comes from the coding sequence GCGCTGCCGCCAACAAGACCGTCTACGGCCTGAACGAATACGCCAGACTCACCAACATTGACCTTGAGGTCGCCGCCAAACTCGACACCGGCGCAAAGACCGCATCGCTGAGTGCGCGTGATATCAAACACTTCAAGCGCAACGGCGAGAACTGGGTCAGGTTCTACCTGGCCATCGACAACAGCCACGCCCACCCCATCGAACAGCCCCTGACGCGCATCAGCCAGATCAAGCGGCGAGCCGACGATGTCGACCCGGACGACGAGAAAAAGTACAGCGCACGCCCGGTGATCAACCTCGATATCTGCATGGGTGAAGTTTTACGCACCATTGAAGTGAACTTGACCGACCGAAGTGCTTTCCAATACCCGCTTTTGATTGGCTCCGATGCACTCAAACACTTCGATGCGCTGGTCGATCCAAGTCTTAAATTTGTGGCGGGCAAGCCCGCCTGTGCCTCCGTCGTTCAAAACGCAGAGTAA
- the rloB gene encoding osmotic stress tolerance membrane protein RloB: MRSLTLHLKILITFLVALGIAITAYQIVILGIPLTEDETDNLWNIDAKVEFQANSKESIKIQMFVPPLTTDYISLNESFISNNYGVSVNRVDGNRKVTWSSRRANGNQTLYYRLVLTKRYGADKPKSKGPIFRDSIAVEGAEKIAAEALLAPIRRHSADVETFISEAIKRVNNLKDDNARLLLAGDTSAVKKAQITELLLSMAHVPMEKVHTLRLITDQPQTPELWLRSFNGKEWLYFNPDTGEAGLPDDRLLWWTGDENLISIDGGRKATVSFTLNNSEMNAMRLAKLTDESTDTDFLSYSLYGLPLQTQQTFMIMVMIPIGVLVILILRNLVGLQTLGTFTPVLIALAFRETQLGFGIALFTVITALGLSLRSYLEHLKLQMLPRLSVVLTFVVVLIAAISLFSHKLGLERGLSVALFPMVILTMTIERLSITWEERGGGHAMKVAIGTLFAASLAHLIMSVPELTYFVFTFPAVLLILVGFMLAMGRYRGYRLTELLRFKAFIKAEDAK; this comes from the coding sequence ATGCGCTCTCTTACACTTCATCTGAAAATCCTGATCACGTTTCTGGTGGCCCTGGGCATCGCGATCACGGCCTATCAGATCGTCATTCTCGGCATCCCGCTGACCGAGGACGAGACCGACAACCTGTGGAATATCGACGCCAAGGTAGAGTTCCAGGCCAACAGTAAAGAGTCGATCAAGATCCAGATGTTCGTCCCGCCCCTGACTACGGACTACATCAGCCTCAACGAAAGCTTCATTTCCAATAATTACGGTGTCAGCGTCAACCGCGTTGACGGCAACCGCAAGGTGACCTGGTCCTCACGGCGCGCCAACGGCAACCAGACGCTGTATTACCGACTGGTGCTGACCAAGCGCTATGGCGCAGACAAGCCCAAGAGCAAAGGCCCGATCTTTCGCGACAGCATTGCGGTAGAAGGCGCCGAGAAAATCGCCGCCGAAGCGCTGCTTGCGCCTATTCGTCGCCACTCCGCCGATGTCGAAACCTTCATCAGCGAGGCCATCAAGCGCGTCAACAACCTCAAGGACGACAACGCCAGGCTGCTGCTGGCGGGCGATACCTCGGCCGTCAAGAAAGCCCAGATCACCGAGCTTCTGCTGTCCATGGCCCACGTGCCGATGGAAAAGGTACACACCCTGCGCCTGATCACCGACCAGCCGCAGACACCCGAGCTGTGGCTGCGCAGTTTCAATGGCAAGGAGTGGCTGTATTTCAACCCGGACACTGGCGAAGCCGGTCTGCCGGATGACCGGCTGCTGTGGTGGACGGGCGATGAAAACCTGATCAGCATCGATGGCGGCAGAAAGGCCACGGTCAGTTTCACCCTCAATAACAGCGAAATGAACGCCATGCGGCTGGCCAAGCTGACCGATGAAAGCACCGATACGGACTTCCTGTCCTATTCGCTGTACGGCCTGCCCCTGCAAACCCAGCAGACCTTCATGATCATGGTGATGATCCCGATTGGCGTACTGGTTATCCTGATCCTGCGCAATCTGGTCGGCTTGCAGACACTCGGAACCTTCACCCCGGTGCTGATCGCCCTCGCCTTCAGGGAAACCCAGCTGGGCTTCGGCATCGCGCTGTTTACCGTGATCACGGCTCTGGGCCTGTCGCTACGCTCCTATCTTGAACACCTGAAACTGCAAATGCTGCCGCGCTTGTCGGTGGTCCTGACCTTCGTCGTGGTGCTGATCGCGGCCATCAGCCTGTTCAGCCACAAACTGGGCCTGGAGCGCGGTTTGTCAGTGGCCCTGTTCCCGATGGTGATTCTGACCATGACCATCGAGCGCCTGTCGATCACCTGGGAAGAGCGCGGTGGCGGCCATGCCATGAAAGTGGCCATCGGCACCCTGTTCGCGGCCTCTCTGGCGCACCTGATCATGAGCGTGCCGGAATTGACCTACTTCGTCTTCACCTTCCCGGCCGTGCTGCTGATTCTGGTTGGCTTCATGCTGGCGATGGGCAGATACCGTGGCTACCGCCTGACCGAACTGCTGCGTTTCAAGGCATTCATCAAAGCAGAAGACGCCAAATGA
- a CDS encoding alpha-L-glutamate ligase-like protein has translation MGLWKTWKALEAKGIMGINRRNADYVLKYNKRSLYPIVDDKIITKERAMQAGIQVPEMYGVISTEKEIDRLGDILGQHTDFVIKPAQGAGGDGILVVADRFEGHYKTVSGRIITHSDIEHQVSSILTGLYSLGGHRDRALIEYRVIPDQIFKSISYEGVPDIRIIVLMGYPVMAMLRLPTRQSGGKANLHQGAIGVGVGLASGVTLEGTWLNSIINKHPDTTNAVDGVQLPYWNGFMKLAAECYELCGLGYIGVDMVLDQEKGPLILELNARPGLNIQIANNCGLTHRTLAVEARLEELARQGIKETPEQRVSFVQEVFG, from the coding sequence ATCGGTTTGTGGAAGACCTGGAAAGCCCTGGAAGCCAAGGGCATCATGGGCATCAACCGGCGTAATGCCGACTACGTGCTCAAGTACAACAAGCGCAGCCTGTACCCGATTGTCGATGACAAGATCATCACCAAGGAACGGGCCATGCAGGCGGGCATCCAGGTCCCGGAAATGTATGGTGTCATTTCCACGGAAAAGGAAATCGACCGCCTCGGCGATATCCTCGGCCAGCATACCGACTTCGTCATCAAGCCCGCACAAGGCGCTGGCGGAGACGGAATTCTGGTGGTGGCCGACCGTTTCGAGGGGCATTACAAAACGGTCTCGGGGCGCATCATCACCCACTCGGACATCGAACATCAGGTGTCCAGCATCCTGACCGGGCTTTACTCGCTAGGCGGGCATCGTGACCGGGCGTTGATCGAATACCGGGTCATTCCGGACCAGATATTCAAGAGCATCAGCTACGAAGGCGTGCCCGATATCCGCATCATCGTGCTGATGGGCTACCCGGTAATGGCCATGCTGCGCCTGCCGACGCGCCAGTCCGGCGGCAAAGCCAACCTGCACCAGGGCGCCATCGGGGTCGGCGTGGGCCTGGCCAGCGGCGTGACCCTCGAAGGCACCTGGCTCAACAGCATCATCAACAAGCACCCCGACACCACCAATGCCGTGGACGGTGTACAACTGCCCTACTGGAACGGTTTCATGAAACTCGCCGCCGAGTGCTACGAACTGTGTGGCCTGGGCTACATCGGCGTAGACATGGTGCTGGACCAGGAAAAAGGCCCGCTGATCCTTGAGCTCAACGCCCGCCCCGGCCTGAATATCCAGATCGCCAACAACTGCGGGCTGACTCACCGGACCCTGGCGGTTGAGGCGCGTCTGGAAGAACTGGCACGCCAGGGGATAAAGGAGACGCCCGAACAGCGGGTGAGTTTCGTGCAGGAGGTGTTTGGTTAG
- a CDS encoding RHS repeat domain-containing protein, producing the protein MPTPTVHSNAFNFLSAVQAGVDPRTGQYTCLITLPELKANHLCGPTVPLSLGFSPMSPRNTGFGKGWSVRLSHFDTVSRILSLSTGETFRIEGSASQPTVPERKIDSFHFSVEATGRYRVAHKSGLVEILTLRGGDTQAWVSEIHSAEGHRVSLAYETFADETVLRSVSDDYGLLLEITRPNSAQINVDLHPGQGSGGEPLVRFSLMLNNGEVTRIVLPTDNQAAWRFQYELIHEYLCMAQVHNPLGGHELITYDAQGHEFPQNRYPSLPRVSRHEQRPGFGQPSVEVRYQYSNTNFLGFNASGLIWDDDGLDNLYKANQSYTYTSTEMLWFDGKALRTTVRAFNNFHLLTEETVTQSDNVLSTRTTYHSTPGLPFDQQPAQCQLPREVLKIWYHPSASSQTHEETTRTTFDTFGNLLTQENPDGTLETRRYYPAAGGDGCPPDPQGFVRTVQDTTVTPVPGAPGEAPVLRTAYRYALQTGVGGGATPGWLAVTDERLLQVNGLDETELQHTAFTYIHQPTDRYQHGRKLQDTQTLNGLSTITDYTYQRTRNARAGETVQHTIISLSTSFDTVRKTHTLQHSLLNGQPLLNRDDNDVEVAYRYDALGRVIEETAAPGTLYEASRHYRYVLSAVDGQQAEQETTNVKGIKTRTLLDGMNRVVKELRQGADENKPADYFQTYSALYDARGLLTEDTESDWLLVEVEDEPELQLRELPLTNTYQYDDWGEQRSVTGPDGIERHKVQDPIKRTTSEWQAGMGKTVTVNNLFDKPDSIERLALDESRISLETTTYDGLGRTFGQFDALRNYRESSYDAFDRLRISQLPDRAQVERTYALHSREDLPVSIAVDGVVVGEQTFDGLKRMTDSTIGGRVSRFEYSGAQLQPGKVYTPGGEAIDYVYQPQLGDQPVQRKMLSSTADYTYDLQSARLLSSKEQDQELERDYYSNGEIKEERRVQGGEAYAMQYRYSLKGLLLRYTDVLGQTQTYRYDESGRLEQLDAGALVSAFGYNAQGLLDSITTVDSGQSLSVSLEYDDAGREVLRSFTLPGGTIQQLVQAYDAADHLKQRTLKEGSTVLRDETFVYDSRGRLERYTASGPDAPVDPQGKQIQSQTFKFDALDNILSVETVFAGGSNVADYEYTGRDPTQLSAVRNSHVDYPANIELEYDDNGNLILDEAGRGLEYDALGRLLAVSENDGSAVVDYGYDAQDSLTRSSEAGTHEQRFYREGQLANQLRGAQQRTFIGSSDTLLAERLGGATAATFLLATDAKKTVMAEADAGSVTSAEYSAYGHRSDTPAVDSRCAFNGELREPSTGWYLLGQGYRAYNPLLMRFHSPDNLSPFDRGGVNPYAYCLGDPVNYLDPDGHLPKWLMPVIGIGLSIVGIVASVASLGAATPAAGAGVAAGWAALSASAQVSIAVGIASGVTGIASGVASVVAPDSDAGAILGYVSAGLGVVSAVAGVGSWINAKSILDKKNAAELLRLQNVNRMNRAGASSYVPHPDVAGYEGLFWRVYGADDLLAEASPGALPARVTRQPDLTRAQRLRKRLDKVLSDTDRPLTILDVTNPSNTTVLRRLGYVESVS; encoded by the coding sequence ATGCCTACGCCTACCGTTCACTCCAATGCCTTCAACTTTCTCAGCGCGGTTCAGGCCGGTGTCGACCCGCGCACCGGGCAGTACACCTGCCTCATTACCTTGCCCGAACTCAAGGCCAACCACCTGTGCGGGCCTACGGTGCCCCTCAGCCTCGGCTTCAGCCCCATGAGCCCCCGCAACACCGGGTTCGGCAAGGGCTGGAGCGTGCGCCTGTCGCACTTCGATACCGTCTCGCGCATTCTCTCGCTGTCCACCGGGGAAACCTTCCGCATCGAAGGCTCGGCCAGCCAGCCCACCGTCCCCGAACGCAAGATCGACAGTTTTCATTTTTCCGTCGAGGCCACCGGCCGCTATCGGGTGGCCCACAAGTCCGGCCTGGTGGAAATCCTCACCCTGCGCGGCGGCGACACCCAGGCCTGGGTCAGTGAAATCCACTCCGCCGAAGGCCATCGGGTCAGCCTGGCCTACGAGACCTTTGCCGACGAAACCGTGCTGCGCAGCGTCAGTGACGACTATGGCCTGCTGCTCGAGATTACCCGCCCCAACTCCGCGCAGATCAATGTCGACTTGCACCCCGGTCAAGGCAGCGGCGGCGAACCCCTGGTCCGTTTCAGCCTGATGCTCAACAACGGCGAAGTCACCCGCATCGTGCTGCCGACCGACAATCAGGCCGCCTGGCGCTTCCAGTACGAACTGATCCATGAATACCTGTGCATGGCGCAGGTACACAACCCGCTCGGTGGCCATGAACTCATCACCTACGACGCTCAGGGCCATGAGTTTCCGCAGAACCGCTACCCCTCGCTGCCCCGCGTGTCACGGCATGAGCAGCGCCCCGGCTTCGGCCAGCCGTCGGTCGAGGTGCGTTATCAATATTCCAACACCAACTTTCTGGGCTTCAACGCCAGCGGGCTGATCTGGGACGACGATGGTCTGGACAATCTCTACAAGGCCAATCAGAGCTACACCTACACCAGCACGGAAATGCTCTGGTTCGATGGCAAGGCCTTGCGCACCACGGTGCGGGCCTTCAACAACTTCCACCTGCTGACCGAAGAAACCGTCACCCAAAGCGACAATGTGCTCAGCACCCGCACCACATATCACAGCACGCCGGGCTTGCCCTTCGACCAGCAACCGGCCCAGTGCCAGTTGCCCCGTGAAGTACTGAAGATCTGGTATCACCCCAGCGCTTCCAGCCAGACCCACGAGGAAACCACCCGCACCACCTTCGACACCTTCGGCAACCTGCTGACCCAGGAAAACCCCGACGGCACCCTGGAAACCCGGCGCTATTACCCGGCCGCCGGTGGCGATGGCTGCCCGCCCGACCCGCAAGGTTTTGTAAGGACCGTGCAGGACACCACCGTCACGCCGGTCCCCGGCGCGCCCGGCGAGGCCCCGGTATTGCGCACGGCGTATCGCTACGCGCTGCAAACCGGCGTGGGTGGCGGCGCAACGCCCGGCTGGCTGGCCGTGACCGATGAGCGTCTGCTGCAAGTGAACGGCCTGGATGAAACCGAACTGCAACACACCGCGTTCACCTACATCCACCAACCCACCGATCGTTATCAGCACGGGCGCAAGTTGCAGGACACCCAGACCCTCAATGGCCTCTCGACGATCACCGACTACACCTACCAGAGAACCCGTAATGCCCGCGCCGGGGAAACCGTGCAGCACACCATCATCAGCCTGAGCACCAGCTTCGATACCGTGCGCAAGACCCATACCCTGCAACACTCGCTGCTCAACGGCCAGCCACTGCTCAACCGCGACGACAACGACGTGGAAGTCGCCTACCGCTACGATGCGCTGGGCCGGGTCATCGAGGAAACCGCAGCCCCTGGCACGCTCTACGAAGCTTCGCGCCATTATCGCTATGTGCTCAGCGCCGTGGACGGTCAACAGGCCGAACAGGAAACCACCAACGTCAAGGGGATCAAGACCCGCACCTTGCTCGATGGCATGAACCGTGTGGTGAAGGAGTTGCGGCAGGGCGCCGACGAGAACAAACCTGCCGATTACTTCCAGACCTACAGCGCGCTGTACGACGCTCGCGGGCTGTTGACCGAGGACACCGAGAGTGACTGGCTGCTGGTGGAAGTCGAGGATGAGCCGGAGTTGCAATTGCGTGAACTGCCCCTGACCAACACCTACCAATACGATGATTGGGGTGAACAGCGCAGTGTCACCGGCCCGGACGGGATCGAGCGGCACAAGGTCCAGGACCCCATCAAGCGCACCACCAGCGAGTGGCAGGCGGGGATGGGCAAGACCGTCACCGTGAACAATCTGTTCGACAAGCCTGATTCTATCGAGCGGCTGGCGCTGGATGAGTCGCGTATCAGCCTCGAAACCACGACTTACGATGGCCTTGGGCGAACCTTCGGGCAATTCGATGCGTTGCGCAATTACCGGGAGTCCAGTTATGACGCCTTTGACCGCCTGCGCATCAGTCAACTGCCTGACAGGGCACAGGTAGAGCGGACCTACGCCTTGCACAGCCGCGAGGACTTGCCTGTATCGATTGCTGTCGATGGCGTGGTAGTAGGCGAACAGACATTCGATGGTTTGAAGCGCATGACCGACTCCACCATTGGTGGCCGGGTCAGCCGGTTCGAGTATTCAGGCGCTCAGCTACAGCCCGGCAAGGTCTATACGCCAGGCGGCGAGGCCATTGATTATGTCTACCAGCCTCAATTGGGCGATCAACCGGTCCAGCGCAAGATGCTGAGCAGCACGGCCGATTACACCTATGACCTGCAGAGTGCCCGGCTGCTGAGCAGCAAGGAGCAGGATCAGGAGCTGGAGCGCGATTACTACAGCAATGGCGAGATCAAGGAGGAGCGCAGGGTTCAGGGCGGCGAAGCCTATGCCATGCAGTATCGCTACAGCTTAAAGGGGCTTTTGCTCAGATATACCGATGTACTCGGCCAGACCCAGACTTATCGCTATGACGAAAGCGGTCGGCTCGAACAGCTCGATGCTGGCGCGCTGGTCTCGGCTTTTGGCTATAACGCCCAGGGTCTGCTCGACAGCATCACAACCGTGGACAGCGGCCAGAGCCTGAGTGTCAGCCTGGAGTATGACGATGCAGGTCGTGAGGTCTTGCGCAGTTTTACTCTGCCGGGAGGAACGATACAGCAACTGGTTCAGGCCTATGACGCGGCCGATCACCTGAAACAGCGCACCTTGAAAGAGGGCAGTACGGTGCTGCGTGATGAAACCTTCGTTTACGATTCACGGGGGCGACTGGAGCGGTACACGGCTTCCGGCCCTGATGCGCCTGTGGACCCGCAGGGCAAACAGATCCAGAGCCAGACGTTCAAGTTCGATGCGCTCGATAATATCCTGAGCGTTGAGACGGTCTTCGCAGGTGGCAGCAATGTTGCCGATTACGAATATACCGGGCGCGACCCGACCCAGCTCAGCGCCGTGCGTAACAGTCATGTCGATTACCCTGCCAATATCGAGCTGGAGTACGACGATAACGGCAACCTGATTCTCGACGAAGCCGGGCGCGGGCTTGAGTACGATGCCTTGGGCCGCTTGCTCGCGGTGTCCGAAAACGATGGGTCTGCCGTGGTGGATTATGGCTATGACGCGCAGGACAGCCTGACCCGCTCCAGCGAAGCGGGTACTCATGAGCAGCGTTTCTATCGGGAGGGGCAACTGGCAAACCAGTTGCGTGGCGCGCAGCAGCGAACCTTTATCGGGAGCAGTGATACCTTGCTGGCCGAACGTCTGGGCGGAGCAACGGCTGCGACTTTTCTGCTGGCGACCGATGCAAAAAAGACGGTAATGGCTGAGGCCGATGCAGGCAGCGTCACGTCTGCCGAATATAGCGCTTATGGTCATCGCAGCGACACACCGGCAGTGGACAGCCGCTGCGCCTTCAACGGCGAACTGCGTGAGCCGTCCACGGGCTGGTACCTGCTCGGTCAGGGGTATCGCGCCTATAACCCGTTACTGATGCGGTTTCATAGCCCGGACAACCTGAGCCCGTTTGATCGGGGAGGGGTGAACCCTTATGCGTATTGCCTGGGGGATCCGGTCAATTATCTGGATCCGGACGGGCATTTGCCGAAATGGTTGATGCCGGTCATCGGGATTGGGCTTTCGATTGTGGGCATTGTTGCCAGTGTTGCCTCATTGGGCGCGGCGACTCCTGCGGCAGGTGCTGGTGTTGCTGCCGGTTGGGCGGCGTTGAGTGCGTCTGCTCAGGTGTCGATCGCGGTTGGGATTGCATCTGGAGTGACAGGGATTGCCAGTGGTGTGGCGTCGGTTGTTGCTCCTGATTCTGATGCAGGTGCGATTTTGGGGTATGTTTCGGCAGGGTTGGGGGTTGTGAGTGCGGTGGCTGGGGTTGGGTCGTGGATCAATGCTAAAAGCATTCTGGATAAAAAAAATGCTGCTGAGCTTCTGAGGCTGCAAAACGTGAATCGAATGAACCGGGCTGGAGCCTCTTCCTATGTTCCTCATCCCGATGTAGCCGGATATGAAGGTTTGTTTTGGCGAGTTTATGGGGCTGATGACCTCTTGGCTGAGGCTTCTCCTGGGGCACTGCCTGCAAGAGTTACCCGGCAGCCAGACCTCACTCGCGCTCAGCGCCTACGTAAAAGACTTGACAAGGTTTTAAGCGACACTGATAGGCCGCTCACTATTCTTGATGTGACAAATCCTTCCAACACTACTGTGCTGAGACGATTGGGTTATGTCGAATCTGTGTCCTAA